The following coding sequences lie in one Rhodohalobacter barkolensis genomic window:
- a CDS encoding YfcC family protein yields MKFKVPHTLVLLFFLMIFALVLTWTIPSGEFQTELTEQSREMVVPGTFTEVDQKERLSPLSLFTVVPRALADAQGIIFFVLIIGGALAVVRETGAIDALLGKLINRYGDRPFLLLFFAMFAFAAASATLGMAEEYIPFAVILISVCVALRLDAITAIGTMVIGYGIGYGIALMNPFTLLVAQEVAELQPASGIEYRAILSVPFLAVGFHHVWSYARKVQRDPANSLMVGAVATPASKGQTTYPEMTRRHMGVLISTFAALVLLVFGIYQYAWYLVELGAMFFALAIVVGIISKLSMNETAKVFGKGASELTATALLIGFARSIALLLEDGEVLHTVVNALATPLSSVGAEFSAVGMLFIQSILNFFIPSGSGQAFVTMPLMAPIGDLVGVSRQISVLAFQFGDGLMNMIVPTNPVLMGILGLAGISYDRWFKFIAPLIVKLLILASIALVVAVWIGYS; encoded by the coding sequence ATGAAATTTAAAGTCCCGCATACGCTTGTCCTTCTTTTCTTTTTGATGATCTTTGCCCTGGTGCTCACCTGGACGATCCCATCCGGAGAGTTTCAAACGGAATTGACAGAGCAAAGTCGTGAAATGGTTGTTCCGGGCACGTTCACAGAAGTGGACCAGAAAGAGAGGCTCTCTCCACTCTCGCTATTCACAGTTGTGCCTCGTGCTTTAGCTGATGCCCAGGGAATTATTTTCTTTGTACTGATTATCGGAGGAGCCTTAGCAGTGGTTCGGGAGACCGGTGCTATCGATGCACTTCTCGGTAAATTGATCAATCGCTACGGGGACCGTCCCTTTCTGCTGCTGTTTTTTGCCATGTTTGCCTTTGCTGCGGCATCGGCCACGCTGGGTATGGCAGAGGAATACATCCCCTTTGCCGTTATTTTGATATCGGTCTGTGTAGCACTCAGGCTGGATGCCATTACTGCAATTGGAACAATGGTGATCGGGTATGGAATCGGATATGGAATTGCCCTGATGAATCCTTTTACCCTTCTTGTAGCGCAGGAAGTTGCCGAACTTCAACCGGCATCCGGAATTGAGTACCGGGCCATTCTTTCAGTTCCCTTTTTAGCCGTTGGTTTTCACCATGTGTGGAGTTACGCCCGGAAAGTTCAGAGAGATCCTGCAAACAGCCTGATGGTTGGTGCAGTTGCCACACCGGCTTCCAAAGGACAGACAACCTACCCCGAAATGACACGTCGGCATATGGGAGTACTTATCTCAACTTTTGCGGCCCTGGTGCTCCTGGTTTTTGGAATCTACCAATATGCATGGTACCTGGTTGAACTGGGTGCAATGTTCTTTGCACTCGCTATTGTGGTGGGAATCATTTCCAAACTAAGCATGAATGAAACAGCAAAAGTATTTGGGAAAGGTGCTTCCGAATTGACAGCAACAGCTCTGTTGATCGGTTTTGCCCGTTCCATCGCCCTGCTTCTTGAAGACGGAGAAGTGCTGCACACAGTAGTTAATGCTTTAGCCACTCCCCTCTCATCCGTCGGGGCAGAATTCTCAGCAGTGGGCATGCTTTTCATCCAGAGCATTTTGAACTTTTTTATCCCCTCCGGAAGTGGTCAGGCTTTTGTGACCATGCCGTTAATGGCCCCGATTGGTGATCTGGTGGGAGTATCCCGCCAAATCTCCGTTCTCGCCTTTCAGTTTGGCGATGGTCTGATGAACATGATAGTCCCCACCAATCCCGTGTTAATGGGAATCCTCGGTCTGGCCGGAATTTCCTACGACCGGTGGTTCAAATTCATCGCCCCACTGATTGTAAAACTCCTTATTCTTGCTTCGATCGCCCTCGTCGTGGCAGTTTGGATTGGATACTCGTGA
- a CDS encoding threonine aldolase family protein: protein MIDLRSDTVTKPTPEMLKFMTEAEVGDDVFASDPTVNAFEKKMAEMFGMEAGLFVPSGTMSNQLCVAVLTQPGDEIIIDDLGHIFNYESGAAAHLSSVQIRPIKGERGKINREQAESAIRTYNDWDPHTRVIAVENTTNKGGGACYTKEELIELSNLADEHGLYFHLDGARIWNAMTATGIDPEFFGSVADTISICFSKGLGAPVGSMMLASKDHIKKARRLRKMWGGGMRQVGLLAAAADYAVENHFPLMTKDHQRAKQLAEAVSENPKFRIDLNTVESNIVIFDTVDEAAVDVLKEFEEKGVVMIPFGPKTIRATFHFQVDDQDLKKVLDVVRNY, encoded by the coding sequence ATGATCGATCTCCGCAGTGATACCGTCACCAAACCGACTCCCGAAATGTTGAAATTTATGACCGAGGCAGAGGTGGGAGACGATGTCTTTGCATCCGATCCTACTGTAAACGCCTTTGAGAAAAAGATGGCGGAGATGTTTGGCATGGAGGCGGGACTATTCGTGCCCAGCGGAACAATGAGCAACCAGCTCTGTGTGGCTGTGCTTACTCAGCCCGGGGATGAGATTATTATAGATGATCTGGGGCATATTTTTAACTACGAATCAGGAGCTGCCGCTCATTTGTCATCCGTACAGATTCGGCCGATAAAAGGCGAACGTGGGAAAATCAATCGGGAGCAGGCAGAATCTGCAATCAGAACGTACAACGACTGGGACCCGCATACACGGGTGATTGCCGTGGAAAATACCACAAACAAAGGGGGAGGAGCCTGCTATACCAAAGAGGAGCTGATTGAACTGAGCAACCTGGCTGATGAGCACGGTCTCTATTTCCACTTAGACGGTGCTCGCATCTGGAATGCAATGACGGCTACCGGAATTGATCCCGAATTTTTCGGTTCTGTTGCCGATACCATATCAATCTGCTTCAGTAAAGGGTTGGGAGCTCCGGTCGGATCGATGATGCTGGCGTCGAAAGATCATATTAAGAAAGCGCGTAGATTGAGAAAAATGTGGGGAGGAGGAATGCGTCAGGTCGGACTACTCGCCGCGGCCGCCGACTACGCGGTTGAAAATCATTTTCCTCTGATGACAAAAGATCATCAGCGGGCGAAACAATTGGCAGAAGCCGTTTCAGAGAATCCAAAATTTAGGATCGACCTGAATACTGTAGAAAGTAACATTGTGATTTTTGACACAGTCGATGAAGCGGCTGTGGATGTGTTGAAAGAGTTTGAAGAGAAAGGAGTTGTGATGATTCCCTTCGGACCCAAAACCATTCGCGCTACTTTTCACTTTCAGGTAGATGATCAAGACCTGAAGAAGGTACTGGATGTAGTAAGGAATTACTGA
- a CDS encoding helix-turn-helix domain-containing protein: MNTSQRFDPHPLLQPLIQMVLVKGVMPWNENSKKIYSYPPTPVHCIIFYLNSPIRARKVGQHSFDRQPACVVVGPQLTPVDIELSKDHRAVMIGFQPGGLFRFLGIPMTEMFDDGVDGFNILDKDIRSLIDELRETVQPEQINAKVQMYLLKKMQEAHEIIPFDRALQKLQKTGDSYSMDDVAGDACLSLRQFQRKCHERLGMNPKLYARIARFSKAYSMFEADQQLTWAHISHQCGYFDQMHFIRDFKEFAGVTPGMMSKKLENSSLTFQAPMGIG; encoded by the coding sequence ATGAATACCAGCCAACGATTTGATCCTCACCCTTTATTACAGCCATTGATTCAAATGGTTTTGGTTAAAGGAGTCATGCCCTGGAATGAAAACTCCAAAAAGATCTATTCTTATCCTCCCACTCCCGTTCACTGTATCATCTTCTATCTAAACAGCCCGATCAGAGCCAGGAAAGTGGGTCAACATTCATTTGATAGACAACCTGCCTGCGTAGTGGTAGGTCCGCAGCTCACACCGGTTGACATCGAACTATCAAAGGATCACCGCGCAGTGATGATTGGATTTCAACCCGGGGGACTCTTTCGTTTTCTGGGGATACCGATGACGGAGATGTTTGATGATGGTGTTGACGGTTTTAATATCCTTGACAAAGATATCCGCAGTTTGATTGATGAATTGAGGGAAACCGTTCAACCCGAACAGATCAATGCCAAAGTGCAGATGTACCTTTTGAAGAAGATGCAAGAGGCTCACGAAATTATTCCATTTGACCGGGCTCTTCAGAAATTGCAAAAAACCGGTGACAGTTACTCTATGGATGATGTGGCCGGCGATGCTTGTCTAAGTTTGAGACAGTTTCAACGAAAATGCCATGAACGGCTTGGAATGAATCCAAAACTGTATGCACGCATTGCACGCTTTTCTAAAGCCTACAGCATGTTCGAGGCAGATCAGCAACTTACATGGGCTCATATTTCTCATCAATGCGGTTATTTTGACCAAATGCATTTTATCAGGGATTTCAAAGAATTTGCTGGAGTTACACCCGGCATGATGAGTAAGAAACTGGAAAACAGCAGCCTTACATTTCAGGCTCCAATGGGTATAGGTTAA
- a CDS encoding penicillin acylase family protein: MRTFLKILLLLLFLIAGFAIIGTYWTFYKPLPDYSATLSLNGLNNPVDVHWDPYGVPYIYAESEEDLYYTAGYIHAQERLWQMTLQQLAAEGRFAEFLGEDLVELDKYQRALGFWETAQRIEDEASPEMVRLIQKYTDGVNDYARENARDLPIEFTLLDMEPIEWTSTHTFAVTRLMAWDQNIYWWSELAYASLEEKLEPNRLQELFPEYSDLYPTTLDDNQSRTIASSIMPVLSIEQKRRSLLSMEGSQWGSNAWAVSGEKSEGEMPILAGDPHMGLSIPGFWFEMHYNTPNQSITGASIPGAPFIILGNNDHMAWSITNMMADVLDFFVEQPDQDNPGRYIVDSNSENPETEPFRYRNELIKVKDGDDVLFRVRHTQNGPVISDLYDSDELLGDQLVSVAWTGHEVSQEGEAVYDMNRATNIDQFEEAVQKFKSPAMNFTYADRDGNIALFSAGNIPIRDYNPLLFRRGDDPSYRWNGQIPFNELPQLKNPPSGFVAHANNKLHTDSYRHYIGSFWAPPSRISRISRFLEGADSLSVLDMQQLQFDAFSDHAREITEEILPILRSDSENDFSTVLTYLENWDYNYHPNSTAASIFDLFFLNVSQNTLTDDIGEEAYEALISLNYLPIQIMSRLLTYDSRFFDDIQTEETESREDLVRQSMLETISQLEEEFGDEAINWRWENVNQISLKPPLFTEAAEAPDAPGILRVIVSNLMSKGPYPVRGNAMTVNKAQYSWDNPFQVNLGPSIRRIIDFSSPGRSLSVLPTGQSGNPLSTHYGDQTDMWLEGRYRYIYRDSTFFQQTSYQTMHLLPLR, encoded by the coding sequence ATGAGAACATTTCTAAAAATCTTGCTCTTACTGCTCTTTCTGATTGCCGGTTTTGCCATTATAGGTACCTACTGGACGTTTTATAAACCCCTGCCCGACTACTCCGCAACTCTTTCTCTGAATGGATTAAACAATCCGGTTGATGTACACTGGGATCCATATGGAGTACCCTATATCTACGCCGAATCGGAAGAAGACTTGTACTACACCGCCGGATATATCCATGCACAGGAGAGGCTCTGGCAGATGACTCTTCAGCAACTAGCTGCTGAGGGCCGTTTTGCTGAATTTTTGGGTGAAGATTTAGTGGAGCTGGATAAATATCAAAGAGCCCTCGGATTCTGGGAAACGGCGCAGCGAATTGAAGATGAGGCGTCACCGGAAATGGTTCGCCTGATTCAAAAATATACAGATGGAGTGAATGACTACGCGAGGGAGAACGCCCGTGATCTTCCCATAGAATTCACCCTGCTCGATATGGAACCGATAGAGTGGACATCGACCCATACATTTGCTGTAACCCGCTTGATGGCGTGGGATCAGAATATCTATTGGTGGAGCGAACTGGCCTACGCCTCCCTGGAAGAGAAACTAGAGCCGAATCGGTTGCAGGAGCTGTTTCCTGAGTATAGCGACCTTTATCCCACCACACTGGATGATAACCAAAGCCGAACCATTGCGTCTTCCATCATGCCTGTTCTCTCAATCGAACAGAAACGACGCTCACTTCTATCTATGGAGGGCTCTCAGTGGGGAAGTAACGCCTGGGCCGTAAGCGGAGAAAAATCGGAAGGTGAAATGCCCATCCTTGCAGGAGATCCGCATATGGGGTTGAGTATTCCCGGTTTTTGGTTCGAAATGCACTACAATACACCCAATCAGTCTATTACCGGTGCATCCATTCCCGGAGCTCCGTTCATCATTCTGGGGAATAACGATCACATGGCGTGGTCAATTACCAATATGATGGCTGATGTACTTGATTTTTTTGTAGAGCAACCCGATCAGGATAACCCCGGCCGATACATAGTAGACAGTAACAGTGAAAACCCTGAAACTGAACCATTCCGGTATCGAAATGAATTAATCAAGGTAAAAGATGGGGATGATGTTCTGTTTCGTGTTCGACATACCCAAAATGGACCGGTCATAAGTGACCTCTACGATAGCGACGAACTTTTAGGTGATCAACTGGTTTCTGTGGCATGGACGGGGCATGAAGTGAGTCAGGAAGGAGAAGCTGTTTATGATATGAATCGTGCTACAAACATCGACCAGTTTGAGGAGGCCGTGCAAAAATTCAAATCTCCTGCAATGAACTTTACATATGCTGATAGAGATGGAAATATAGCCCTTTTCAGTGCCGGGAATATTCCGATTCGCGATTACAATCCACTGCTCTTCAGGCGCGGTGATGATCCCTCCTACCGGTGGAACGGCCAAATACCATTCAACGAACTTCCTCAGCTCAAAAATCCGCCATCCGGGTTTGTGGCTCACGCAAACAATAAGCTTCATACAGATAGCTACAGGCACTATATTGGATCGTTCTGGGCACCACCATCACGCATTTCACGAATCAGCCGCTTTTTGGAGGGAGCTGATTCATTGTCAGTTCTGGATATGCAACAACTCCAATTTGATGCTTTTTCTGACCACGCCCGCGAAATTACTGAAGAGATTCTCCCCATACTTCGATCAGATTCGGAGAACGATTTTTCAACAGTACTGACTTATCTCGAAAACTGGGATTACAACTACCATCCAAACTCTACGGCAGCCTCCATTTTTGATCTCTTTTTTCTGAACGTAAGCCAAAATACGCTCACGGATGATATTGGTGAAGAGGCGTATGAAGCTCTAATCTCCCTGAATTATCTACCCATTCAGATAATGAGTCGTCTGTTAACGTACGACAGCAGGTTTTTCGATGATATCCAAACAGAGGAAACCGAAAGCCGCGAAGATCTGGTCAGGCAAAGCATGCTGGAAACCATCTCTCAGCTGGAGGAGGAGTTTGGTGATGAAGCCATAAACTGGCGATGGGAAAATGTAAATCAAATCAGTTTGAAACCACCACTTTTTACCGAAGCTGCCGAAGCACCCGATGCTCCGGGAATTCTTCGTGTGATTGTGAGTAATCTGATGAGTAAAGGCCCATATCCGGTTCGAGGAAATGCGATGACCGTAAATAAAGCGCAATATAGCTGGGACAACCCGTTCCAGGTGAACCTGGGTCCCTCCATTCGAAGAATCATCGACTTTTCTTCACCTGGAAGATCTCTTTCCGTACTTCCAACAGGACAATCCGGAAATCCTTTGTCCACGCACTATGGCGATCAAACGGATATGTGGCTGGAGGGAAGATATCGCTATATTTATCGCGACAGTACATTTTTCCAACAAACAAGCTATCAGACAATGCACTTGCTGCCATTGCGTTAA
- a CDS encoding 3-hydroxyacyl-CoA dehydrogenase family protein, whose product MKKVAVIGGGTMGNGIVHVFAMNGYDVNLVETKKEFAERALNTIDKNLTRMVTKEKISEADKTATLERIQTHLDIAVGVKDVDLVVEAVPEVFELKKKIFTEIDANAPDHAILASNTSSISITKLAAVTKRPEKFIGMHFFNPVPVMKLVEVINGLETADEVTDKIMETSKKLGKYPVPANDFPGFVSNRVLMPMINEAIFCVHEGVAKPEHVDEVMKLGMAHPMGPLRLADFIGLDVCLDILNVLYDGFKDPKYRPAPLLVKMVDAGKLGDKTGEGFFKYD is encoded by the coding sequence ATTAAAAAAGTTGCAGTTATCGGTGGTGGAACCATGGGTAACGGTATTGTTCATGTTTTTGCCATGAACGGCTACGATGTGAACCTTGTAGAGACAAAAAAAGAGTTTGCAGAACGAGCACTGAATACCATCGACAAGAACCTGACCCGGATGGTGACGAAAGAGAAAATTTCGGAAGCTGATAAAACAGCAACTCTTGAGCGAATTCAGACGCACCTGGATATTGCAGTTGGTGTAAAAGATGTGGATCTGGTTGTTGAAGCTGTACCAGAAGTGTTTGAGCTGAAAAAGAAGATTTTTACTGAGATTGACGCCAATGCACCGGATCACGCAATTCTGGCAAGTAACACATCATCCATTTCTATTACAAAACTGGCGGCTGTGACCAAACGGCCTGAGAAATTTATAGGGATGCACTTTTTCAATCCGGTACCTGTGATGAAACTGGTTGAGGTGATCAACGGTTTGGAGACTGCCGACGAAGTGACCGACAAGATTATGGAAACCTCCAAAAAGCTGGGTAAGTATCCTGTTCCGGCTAACGATTTCCCGGGATTTGTATCGAACCGTGTACTGATGCCAATGATTAATGAGGCGATCTTCTGCGTTCACGAAGGCGTGGCTAAACCCGAGCACGTGGATGAGGTGATGAAACTTGGAATGGCGCACCCGATGGGCCCCCTTCGACTAGCCGATTTCATCGGTCTGGATGTCTGTCTCGATATTTTGAATGTTCTATATGATGGATTCAAAGATCCGAAATATCGTCCTGCTCCGCTGCTGGTAAAAATGGTGGATGCCGGAAAACTTGGCGACAAAACCGGCGAAGGATTTTTTAAGTATGATTAG
- the nfo gene encoding deoxyribonuclease IV — MKFIGAHVSAAGGVENVPQRAHEIGATGFALFTKNQRQWKAKPLTEENIEGFKSECEKFGYSMDAVIPHDSYLINLGHPEKAKLQKSRDAFLIELQRCEQLGIKLLNFHPGSHLKKISEKECLSRIAESINIALDQTGFTKAVIENTAGQGTNMGFRFEHLAEIMEQVDNRERVGVCIDTAHAFAGGYDISTEEGFYDTFEQFEKIIGFDKLMAMHLNDSKKELGTQVDRHDSLGDGFIGWTPFELIMKDERFNGIPMILETPNTERWSEEIAKLKELAGR, encoded by the coding sequence ATGAAGTTTATTGGAGCACATGTAAGTGCGGCAGGCGGTGTTGAAAATGTACCTCAAAGAGCTCACGAGATTGGAGCTACCGGTTTTGCACTCTTTACCAAAAATCAGCGCCAATGGAAGGCTAAACCGTTGACAGAGGAAAATATTGAAGGATTTAAGAGCGAATGTGAGAAGTTTGGCTATTCTATGGATGCAGTTATTCCTCACGACAGCTATTTGATTAATCTTGGTCACCCGGAAAAAGCGAAGCTTCAAAAGTCGAGAGATGCCTTTTTAATTGAGCTTCAGCGGTGTGAACAGCTTGGCATAAAGCTGTTGAATTTTCATCCGGGCAGCCACCTCAAAAAGATATCTGAAAAGGAGTGTTTGTCCAGAATTGCAGAGTCGATCAACATAGCGCTAGATCAAACCGGGTTTACCAAAGCGGTCATTGAAAATACAGCAGGTCAGGGAACCAACATGGGTTTCCGATTCGAGCATCTTGCTGAAATCATGGAACAGGTAGATAACCGGGAACGGGTGGGCGTCTGTATTGATACGGCGCACGCTTTTGCCGGCGGATACGATATCTCAACAGAAGAGGGTTTCTATGATACTTTTGAACAGTTTGAGAAGATCATTGGATTCGACAAACTGATGGCGATGCATCTGAATGATTCAAAAAAAGAGCTGGGTACTCAAGTGGATCGGCACGACAGTCTGGGAGATGGATTCATAGGCTGGACTCCATTTGAGTTGATCATGAAGGATGAACGATTTAACGGCATTCCAATGATTCTGGAAACTCCAAATACGGAGCGCTGGTCAGAAGAGATCGCGAAGCTTAAAGAGCTTGCAGGCAGGTAA